A single genomic interval of Streptomyces sp. NBC_00663 harbors:
- a CDS encoding extracellular solute-binding protein produces the protein MGRPDLNRRQLLTAAGGLAVAGSFGFAALGTGADALASGADTRVRYWNLFSGGDGANMITMLDAFRKEHPDIAVKDSTLQWGNPFYTKLAMAAAGNRAPELGVMHMGRVTGFSPGRLLDPWDVDLLAKYGVREQDFNPALWKRGVIDGKLYALPLDIHVQLCFYRKDVLKKAGLLGDDGRMIPVGSTTEWFDVLKKAKAVQKKGLQTIGLWTNDQNFQWWFFVAFYTQLGGEWFNAENTEVLFDPDKATQVLEFLRQHVTDGYVIPGAPTGEQFINGAPFTWEGNWSVPVFSGAKLDYGATPLPPVFGKQATHAESHAFVLPHQAGRGGATNDGAHQLAAYVVQHAQQWAAGGHIPAYTPTLSTAAYKKLTPQNEYVSAMDHQATEPKVWFAGSTGVLAQDLGPVVVSSTMGSAKPDKVAQTMKSHLTKLLASKNPMDGRTAAQGGAVA, from the coding sequence ATGGGACGACCTGACCTGAATCGCAGGCAACTGCTGACCGCGGCGGGCGGACTCGCCGTCGCGGGCAGCTTCGGTTTCGCGGCGCTCGGGACGGGTGCCGACGCACTGGCCTCCGGCGCGGACACCCGCGTGCGGTACTGGAACCTCTTCAGCGGCGGCGACGGCGCCAACATGATCACGATGCTGGACGCCTTCCGCAAGGAACACCCCGACATCGCGGTCAAGGACTCCACCCTCCAGTGGGGCAACCCCTTCTACACCAAGCTCGCCATGGCCGCCGCGGGCAACCGCGCCCCCGAACTGGGCGTGATGCACATGGGCCGGGTCACCGGCTTCTCACCGGGGCGCCTCCTGGACCCCTGGGACGTGGACCTGCTCGCCAAGTACGGCGTACGGGAGCAGGACTTCAACCCCGCGCTGTGGAAGCGCGGCGTCATCGACGGCAAGCTCTACGCCCTGCCGCTCGACATCCACGTCCAGCTCTGCTTCTACCGCAAGGACGTGCTGAAGAAGGCCGGCCTGCTCGGCGACGACGGCCGCATGATCCCGGTGGGCTCCACCACCGAGTGGTTCGACGTGCTGAAGAAGGCCAAGGCGGTCCAGAAGAAGGGCCTCCAGACCATCGGCCTGTGGACCAACGACCAGAACTTCCAGTGGTGGTTCTTCGTCGCCTTCTACACCCAGCTCGGCGGCGAGTGGTTCAACGCCGAGAACACCGAGGTGCTCTTCGACCCCGACAAGGCCACCCAGGTCCTGGAGTTCCTCCGGCAGCACGTCACCGACGGCTATGTCATCCCCGGCGCCCCCACCGGCGAACAGTTCATCAACGGCGCCCCCTTCACCTGGGAGGGCAACTGGTCCGTCCCGGTCTTCTCCGGGGCCAAGCTCGACTACGGCGCCACCCCGCTGCCGCCCGTCTTCGGCAAGCAGGCCACCCACGCCGAGTCGCACGCCTTCGTCCTGCCCCACCAGGCCGGCCGCGGCGGCGCCACCAACGACGGCGCCCACCAGCTCGCCGCCTACGTCGTCCAGCACGCCCAGCAGTGGGCGGCCGGCGGCCACATCCCCGCGTACACGCCGACGCTCTCCACGGCCGCGTACAAGAAGCTCACCCCGCAGAACGAGTACGTCAGCGCCATGGACCACCAGGCCACCGAGCCCAAGGTGTGGTTCGCGGGCTCCACCGGCGTCCTCGCCCAGGACCTCGGCCCGGTCGTCGTCTCCTCGACGATGGGCTCCGCCAAGCCCGACAAGGTCGCCCAGACCATGAAGAGCCATCTCACCAAGCTCCTCGCGTCCAAGAACCCGATGGACGGCAGGACCGCCGCGCAGGGAGGTGCGGTCGCATGA
- a CDS encoding carbohydrate ABC transporter permease: protein MTTSAQTVAVPARAKTATAAATVRRKQGFQHGGWFIAPFLALFAVFVVWPLLRGVWLSFTDANISGEGASFVGLDNYREALNDQAMWDALGHSAYFTLLVVPCITLLAFLLAMLAHHIERGKWLWRLCFFAPFLLPSTVAANMWQWLFTQGIGLFNETFGLDTPWLTDKSYAMLAIVITTLWWTVGFSFLLYLAALQGIPGHLYEAAKLDGANAWHRMVHITLPMLRNITGLVIALQILASLQLFDQAVVMMDFGPGPELSTRSFVQYTLEQGFTAYRVGYASAMSIIFFVIIAAVALGRMALLRTREEGTR from the coding sequence ATGACGACCAGTGCTCAGACCGTCGCCGTACCGGCCCGCGCGAAGACCGCGACCGCCGCCGCGACCGTCCGCCGCAAGCAGGGCTTCCAGCACGGCGGCTGGTTCATCGCCCCGTTCCTGGCGCTCTTCGCCGTGTTCGTGGTCTGGCCGCTGCTGCGCGGCGTCTGGCTCAGCTTCACGGACGCCAACATCTCCGGCGAGGGCGCGAGCTTCGTCGGCCTCGACAACTACCGCGAGGCCCTGAACGACCAGGCGATGTGGGACGCGCTCGGCCACAGCGCCTACTTCACGCTCCTCGTCGTCCCCTGCATCACGCTCCTGGCCTTCCTGCTCGCGATGCTGGCCCACCACATCGAGCGCGGCAAATGGCTGTGGCGCCTGTGCTTCTTCGCGCCCTTCCTCCTCCCGTCCACCGTCGCCGCCAACATGTGGCAGTGGCTGTTCACCCAGGGCATCGGCCTGTTCAACGAGACCTTCGGCCTCGACACCCCCTGGCTGACCGACAAGTCCTACGCCATGCTCGCCATCGTCATCACCACCCTGTGGTGGACGGTCGGCTTCAGCTTCCTGCTCTACCTCGCCGCCCTCCAGGGCATCCCCGGCCACCTCTACGAGGCGGCCAAGCTGGACGGCGCCAACGCCTGGCACCGCATGGTCCACATCACCCTGCCGATGCTGCGCAACATCACCGGCCTGGTGATCGCGCTCCAGATCCTCGCCTCGCTCCAGCTCTTCGACCAGGCCGTCGTGATGATGGACTTCGGCCCCGGACCGGAGCTCTCCACCCGCTCCTTCGTCCAGTACACCCTCGAACAGGGCTTCACCGCCTACCGCGTGGGCTACGCCTCCGCGATGTCCATCATCTTCTTCGTGATCATCGCCGCCGTCGCCCTGGGCCGGATGGCGCTGCTGCGCACCCGTGAGGA